In the genome of Streptomyces sp. SLBN-118, the window GCCCGCGCAACGGCTGACCTTCCCCGCCCGGCTGCCCCCACCCCGACGGGTGGGGGCAGCCGTCTGCTGTGCGAGCCGAGGCTCCCTCTTCAGGCGACGTCCGACGGGCTCAGCCGATGTCCGGCGGGTCGACCCTGATCCGTACCTGCTCGCTGCCCCCACGGGCCGTCCGGGCCGCCTGGGCCGACTTCAGTGCGGCGGCCAGTGCCGCTCCGCTGCCCGGCGGCACCCTGAGCAGCACCCGCTCCCAGGTCTCGCCCACCGGAGGGTCACCGGGCCTGCGGGGCCTGCCCGGATCCGTGACCCGAAGCGGCACTGGGCCCAACACCTCGGTGTCGCCCGGCAGTTCCGCACTCGCCACAAACGCGGCGATCGCCTCCGCCCGTCCCGACACCGCCGCCATCCGCGACACCGGCGGGAACCCGAGCTCCGCCCGCTCGGCCAGCTCGCGCTGTGCGTGCCCGACGGGATCCCAGCGCACTAGCGCCTGTACGGGACGCAGCGTCGGCTCGGCGACCACCACCACCGTGCCGCCCTCGCTCTGCCCGCGTACCAGCGAGGCCGCGTCCATCCAGCGCCGCAGCGCGTCCTCGCCCGAGCGCAGATCGGGCCGCCCCAGCATCGCCCAGCCGTCGAGCAGCAGCGCCGCCGCGTATCCGCCCTCGGCGACGGGCTCGGCACCGGGCGTACTCACCACCAGCGCGGGGCGCCTGGGCACGCTGTCCAGCACATGGTCCCGGCCCGATGTGCGCACCTGGACGGCGGGGAAGGCACGGCCCAGCTCCTCCGCCGTGCGCCGGGCGCCCACAACGCGGGCGCGCAGTCTCGTACTGCCGCATGCGACACAGTGCCAGTCGGGCGCCCCGCGCCCGCACCAGCCGCACTTCAGATCGCGCTCGTCCGGCGCCTCCAGCGGGCCCGAGCAGTGCCGACAGCGCGCGGGCGTACGGCACCGCTCGCAGGCGAGCCTGGGAACATAGCCGCGCCTGGGCACCTGAACCAGCACCGGTCCGCTCTTCAGCCCGTCCCGCACGGTCTGCCAGGCCAGGCTCGGCAGCCGCGCCGCCCGCGCCGCCTCGTCGCGCGCCAGCTCGCCGTCCCCGACGGTACGCACGAGGGGCGCGCTCCTGCGCACCTGCTCGCGGTCGGCTGTCAGCGGCAGCGCCCAGCCGCTCGCCATGAGCTGTGCCGCCTCGACCGTGCAGCTCGTACTCCCCAGCAGGAAGGCGCATCTGTCGTGGGCGGCCCGCAACTCCAGTACCTCGCGCACATGCGGGAATGGCGCGTTCTCATCGCTGTGGCTGGAGTCGCCGTCGTCCCAGACCGCGACCAGGCCGAGGTTCTGCACGGGCGCGAACATCGCGGCCCGCGTACCGACGACCGCACGCACGGACCCGCGGCGCACCGCGAGCCACTGCCGGTAGCGCTTCTCGGGGCCGGACTCGGCGGTGAGCACGGCGTGGAACCCCTCCCCGAGCAGCGCGGTGAGGGCGGCGTCCACCCGCGCGGAGCGCCGCCCGTCGGGCACGACGACCAGCGCGCCCCGCCCCGAGGCGAGCGTCGCCGCGACGGCCCGCGCCAGCTCGTCCGGCCACAGGGGCCCGGGCAGGGCGGTCCACACCGCCCGCGGCGCGCCCCCACTCGCGAGCGCATCCACAAACGCGGCCCCCCGGCCGTACCGCACCCAGCTTCCGGCATCCGGCGCACCGGGCGGCGGCAGCGGCTGGGGCGAAGGCTTGGCCTCGGCCCGTCCGTTCCTCGGTGGAACGGCGAGCTGCAGCACATCCGCCAGGCTCCCCGCATACCGATCGGCGACCGCCCGCGCCAGGGCAAGCATCTGGGGGCTTAGCACCGGCTCGGGCGAGACCACGGAGGCGAGCGCGGCCAGCGCTCCCGTGTAGTCCGACTCGGCACGCCGCTCGACGAGGAACCCGTCGATCAGCCCGCCCCCTTCGCGCCGGCCTTCCCGCACCCGGTGCGCCCCGGCCCCGAACCGCACCCGCACCCGGACCCCGGGCTGCGCGTCCTCATCCAGCTCCGCGGGCACGGCGTAGTCGAAGTACTGATCGAGATGAAGCACGCCTTTGTTGACCACTACCCGCGCCACGGGCAGTTCCCCGGCGAGCGCGGCTCCCCGCCAGGTCCGCGGTTTTGCCTTGGGCACCTTGGCCTTGCGCACGGTCTCCCGAATGAGCGCAAGCTGCTCGGGCCCGTCGGCGGCGGGCTCTTCGGGCTGCTTGTTGTCGCTGCTCACAGCCAAATTCCTACCAGATGCCACTGACAGTGCCGGGCGCCGGAGACCCGGCCCGTGCGGGGCACTGTCACGGGACGTGCGACGGCCCCGGACCATCCCGCCATCCCGGTCCGGGGCCGTCGCGCGAGCCTGGTGGCGCAGAGCCTAGAGTCCCGCGGCGCTGCGCAGCGCGTCCACGCGATCCGTGCGCTCCCACGTGAAGTCGGGGAGCTCGCGGCCGAAGTGGCCGTACGCCGCCGTCTGCGCGTAGATCGGGCGCAGCAGGTCCAGGTCACGGATGATCGCCGCCGGGCGCAGGTCGAAGACCTCGCCGATGGCCTGCTCGATCTTGTCGACGTCGACCGCCGCGGTGCCGAAGGTCTCGACGAAGAGGCCCACCGGCTCGGCCTTGCCGATCGCGTACGCGACCTGGACCTCGCAGCGTGCCGCGAGGCCGGCGGCCACGACGTTCTTCGCGACCCAGCGCATCGCGTACGCCGCCGAGCGGTCCACCTTCGACGGGTCCTTGCCGGAGAAGGCGCCGCCGCCGTGCCGGGCCATGCCGCCGTAGGTGTCGATGATGATCTTGCGGCCGGTGAGGCCGGCGTCGCCCATCGGGCCACCGATCTCGAAGCGGCCGGTCGGGTTGACCAGCAGGCGGTAGCCGTCGGTGTCGAGCTTGATGCCGTCCTCGACGAGCTGCTTGAGCACGTGCTCGACGACGAACTCGCGGATGTCGGGCGCAAGCAGCGAGTCGAGGTCGATGTCCGACGCATGCTGCGAGGAGACGACCACGGTGTCGAGACGGACGGCCTTGTCGCCGTCGTACTCGATGGTGACCTGGGTCTTGCCGTCGGGGCGCAGGTACGGGATGGTCCCGTTCTTGCGGACCTCGGACAGACGGCGCGAGAGCCGGTGTGCCACGTAGATCGGCAGCGGCATCAGCTCGGGGGTCTCGTCGCAGGCGTAGCCGAACATCAGGCCCTGGTCGCCGGCACCCTGCTTGTCGAGCTCGTCCTCGTCGCCCTCGACGCGCTTCTCGTACGCGGTGTCGACGCCCTGCGCGATGTCCGGCGACTGCGAACCGATCGAGACCGAGACGCCGCAGGACGCGCCGTCGAAGCCCTTCTTCGAGGAGTCGTAACCGATCTCGAGGATCTTGTTGCGCACCAGCGTGGGGATGTCTGCCCACGCCTTGGTGGTCACCTCGCCGGCGACGTGCACCAGACCGGTGGTGATCAAGGTCTCCACGGCGACCCGAGAGGTCGGGTCCTCCCGCAGAAGGGCGTCGAGAATCGTGTCGCTGATCTGGTCAGCGATCTTGTCGGGGTGACCCTCGGTCACGGACTCCGAGGTGAACAGACGACGGGACACAATGCTCCCTGGGGTTGCAGCGGCTGCTGGCTGATCATTGGCGGACCGGCCGGGGGCTGCGCCCCGCGACGTTCCATGAGCAGTTTATCCGGCGCTCTCCCGCAGCGGTCCACCCGTCTCGCTCCGTGGGAGCCGTGTGACCTGTGTTCCATTGCGGAAATGCAGTGCGACAGACCTGCGTCCCGAGTCAGTATGCCGGACTTCTTGGGATTTCATTGTCTGTTCGAGGCGAACCCAAGAATTCACCCGAGCCGCGGCACGACCAGATCCCAGACCGTGTCCGCCAAGGACTCCTTCGGCCCGTAAGGAACGGCCGTCTCACCGCCGTCTGCGGCGAGCACCACGGCCTCGTTCTCCTCCGAGCCGAACGTCTTGCGCTCCCCCACCTCGTTGACCACCAGCAGGTCGCAGCCCTTGCGGCGCAGCTTCTCGCGCCCGTTGGCGAGCACATCGTCGGTCTCCGCGGCGAAGCCGACGATCACCTGGCCCGGGCGGGCCCGTTCGGCGGAGATCTCGGCGAGGACGTCGGGGTTGCGGACCAGCGCCACGGGCGCGGGCTCCTGGCCGTCCTTCTTCTTGATCTTGCCCTCGGCGTACGCGGCGGGGCGGAAGTCCGCGACCGCCGCGGCCATCACCACGGCGTCGGCGTCCGCTGCGGCCTTGAGCACGGCCTCACGCAGCTGGACCGCCGTGCCCACATGGACGACGTCGACGCCCGCCGGGTCCGTGATGCCGGTGTTGGCCTCGATGAGCGTGACGCGGGCACCACGGGCTGCGGCAGTGCGGGCCAGGGCGTACCCCTGCTTGCCCGAGGAACGGTTCCCCAGATAGCGCACCGGGTCCAGCGGCTCGCGCGTGCCGCCCGCGCTGACGACCACATGGCGGCCGGAGAGATCGGGGGCCGCGACGCCACGGGCGAGCACTCTGCGGCAGACCTCGAAGATCTCGCCGGGCTCGGGAAGCCGCCCCTTGCCGGTGTCGACTCCGGTGAGCCGTCCGACCGCGGGGTCGATGACGACGACGCCCCGGCGGCGCAGCGTCGCGACGTTCTCCCGGGTCGCGGGATGCTCCCACATCTCGGTGTGCATGGCGGGGGCGAAGACCACCGGACAGCGGGCCGTGAGGAGCGTGTTGGTGAGCAGGTCGTCGGCGAGGCCGTGGGCCGCCTTGGCGAGCATGTCGGCGGTGGCCGGGGCGACGACGACCAGGTCGGCGGCCTGCCCGATGCGTACGTGGGGAACCTCGTGGACGTCGGACCAGACCTCGGTCGACACGGGGTGGCCGGAGAGCGCGGACCAGGTCGCGGCCCCGACGAAGTGCAGCGCCGACTGCGTGGGCACCACGCGTACGTCGTGGCCCGATTCCGTCAGCCTCCGCAGCAGCTCGCACGCCTTGTACGCGGCGATGCCTCCGCTGACCCCCAGAACGACCTTCGGCCTGTCCACCACGGATCTCCCCGCTCCCGACGATTGCTACATGCCCATGCTGCATCACTTCGGGGAGACGGCCCTCCGGGCCCCCCGAACAGACCACAGGCCCGGCGGACACGCCGCCGGGCCTGTGGTGAAAAGCGTAGAACGCTACTGAGCCGGGCCCTCAATGGCCTCGGAGGTCAGCAGACCCGCGTTGATCTCACGCAGGGCGATCGAGAGCGGCTTCTCGTGGACGTGGGTGTCCACCAGCGGACCGACGTACTCGAGGAGACCCTCGCCGAGCTGCGAGTAGTACGCGTTGATCTGGCGCGCGCGCTTGGCCGCGTAGATCACAAGGCTGTACTTCGAGTCGGTGGCCTCGAGGAGCTCGTCGATCGGCGGGTTGATGATGCCCTCGGGCGCGGTGATGGAAGAGGACACTCTCTAGCCTTCCGAAGAACGTGCACAATGATCGGACAAAGATCAAACAACTGTCATCAAGGCTAGCAGCTCACGCGCCACGTCCTCGACGGAGGTGTTGACCAGGGTGACATCGAACTCCGACTCGGCGGCCAGCTCTACCTTCGCGACCGCCAGCCGGCGTTCGATGACCTCGGCGGACTCGGTTCCGCGGCCGGTGAGCCGACGGACCAGTTCCTCCCAGCTCGGCGGGGCCAGGAAGACCAGGAGCGAATCCGGCATGGATTCCTTGACCTGCCGTGCGCCCTGGAGATCGATCTCGAGCAGCACCGGCTCGCCCGCCTCCAGGCGTTCGAGGACCGCACGGCGCGGTGTGCCGTAGCGGTTGCCCGCGAACTCTGCCCATTCCAGCAGCTCACCGTTGGCGACCAGCTTGTCGAATTCCTCGTCGGTGACGAAGAAATACTGAACGCCGTGGCGCTCGCCGGGGCGCGGCTTTCTTGTGGTGGCCGACACCGAGAGCCATACCTCTGGGTGGACCTTGCGCATATGGGCGACGACCGTGCTCTTACCGACCCCTGAGGGGCCGGAGAGCACGGTCAGCCGCGGACGTACCTCTGCTGCCATGCAGCGATTATCCAGGTTCCCGGGAGTGCCCGAGAACGTCAGGCGGCGCCGCCGCCGAACTCGCGCTCAAGAGAGGCGATCTGGTTCGAGCCGAGACCGCGCACACGACGGCTCTCGGAAATGCCGAGCCGCTCCATGATCTGCTTGGCACGGACCTTGCCCACGCCAGGCAGCGACTCAAGAAGAGCGGAGACCTTCATCTTGCCGATGACGTCGTTCTCCTGACCCTGCTTGATGACCTCGTGGAGCGAGGCGCCGGAGTGCTTGAGTCGATTCTTGACCTCGGCCCGCTCCCGGCGAGCCGCGGCGGCCTTTTCGAGCGCGGCTGCGCGCTGTTCAGGGGTAAGGGGCGGAAGAGCCACGCCTACGTCACCTCGGATGTCGAACTGTCGGATACGGACCGGTGAGGAACCTTGGCGCGCCTCACCAGGCGAGCAACGGACAACGCAGTGCACGTTCGCTCTTCGACGGAGACTAGCGGCCATGACCGCTCCAGTCAGCGAGAACAGACGAAAAGTCCTGGTCAGCATCGACCGACTAGGACATTTTCGACATATCGTCCAGGTTTTGAGCCAAGTTTTCGTCAACGTGGTCGATGCAGGGATTTTCGCGGACGCGTTCGAGGCCCCCCGCCAGCGGCTAAACGCCGGAGACCGCCGCGCGTACCTCGTCCGCGAAGCGCGTCGCCGACTCCCTCAGCGCCGCCACGTCCGGACCGTGCCGCAGGACGCCCCGGCTGACGCTCGGCACGACATTCCCGACGGCCCGGCCGAAGACTCCTGGAAGGTCCGCCGGAGTCGCGCCCTGGGCGCCGATACCGGGGGACAGAAGCGGTCCGTTGATGTCGAGGTTCACCCCCGCGTCGCCCAGCGTCGCGCCGACGACCGCGCCCACCGACCCCATCGGTTCGGCGCCCGCGTTCTCCGCCGCCATGTGGTCGAGCATCAGCTGCGCCAGCGACCGGCCGTCGGCGGCCGTGGAGCGCTGTACCTCCGCGCCCTCCGGGTTCGAGGTGAGGGCCAGGACGAAGACACCCGCGCCCGAGACCGCGGCCGCGTCCAGCGCCGGACGCAGCGAGCCGAAGCCCAGATACGGCGAGAGGGTCACCGCGTCCGAGAAGAGCGGCGAATCCTTGTCGAGGTAGGTCGCGGCGTACGCGCCCATCGTCGAGCCGATGTCGCCCCGCTTGGCGTCCATCAGCACCAGCGCGCCCGCGGCCCGCGCCTCCTCGACCGCCTTCTCCAGTACCGCGATGCCGCGTGAGCCGAAGCGCTCGAAGAACGCCGACTGAGGCTTGAGGACGGCGACCCGGTCGGCCAGTGCCTCGACCGTCGTACGCGTGAAGCGCTCCAGGCCGCCGATGTCGTCGCTCAGGCCCCAGGCGGTCAGCAGGGACGCGTGCGGGTCGATCCCGACACAGAGCGGGCCGCGGGTGTCCATGGCGTGGCGCAGGCGTGCGCCGAAGGGTGCGAGGGTCACGTGGTCGCCTTCCGGTTCTCGGCGCCGACGGCGTCGGCGAGGGTTGCGTACGGGGAGGCCGCCAGCCGTGCCGCCAGGCCCTTGTGGATCGCGCGGGCGTAGAAGGGGCCCTGGTAGACGAAGGCGCTGTAGCCCTGGACGAGCGTGGCGCCCGCCAGGATGCGCTGCCAGGCGTCCTCGGCGTTCTCGACGCCGCCGACGCCCACCAGGGTGATCCGGTCGCCCACGCGCGCGTGGAGGCGCCGCAGGACCCCCAGGGAACGTTGCTTGACCGGTGCGCCGGAAAGGCCGCCGGTCTCCTTGACCAGCGCCGGGTCCGACTTCAGGCCGAGGCCGTCGCGCGCGATGGTCGTGTTGGTGGCGATGATGCCGTCCAGGGCCAGTTCGAGGGCGAGGTCGGCGACGGCGTCGACGTCCTCGTCGGCCAGATCGGGGGCGATCTTGACGAGTAGGGGGACGCGACGGTCGGTGACCGTGCGGTCGGCGGCCTCGCGTACGGCGGTGAGCAGGGGGCGAAGGGACTCGGTGGCCTGGAGGTTGCGCAGGCCGGGCGTGTTCGGGGACGAGACGTTGACGACCAGGTAGTCCGCGTGCGCGGCGAGCCGCTCGGTCGACTTCACGTAGTCGGCGGCCGCCTCGGCCTCCGGGACCACCTTGGTCTTGCCGATGTTGACGCCCACGACGGTCTTGAAGACCGGCACGCGCGCGTGGAGGCGCTCGGCGACCGCCGCCGATCCCTCGTTGTTGAAGCCCATGCGATTGATCAGCGCGCGGTCCGGAACGAGGCGGAAGAGGCGCTTTTTGGGGTTGCCGGGCTGCGCTTCTCCCGTGACTGTGCCGATCTCGATGTGGTCGAAGCCGAGCATCGACATTCCGTCGATGGCGACGGCGTTCTTGTCGAAGCCGGCCGCGAGGCCGAAGGGGCCGTGCATGCGCAGGCCGAACGCCTCGGTGCGCAGCGACGAGTACCGGGGCGCGAGCACGGCCGCGACGAACGTACGCAGCACCGGGACGCGGACCGCGAGCCGGATCCAGCGGAAGGCCAGATAGTGGGCCTGCTCCGGGTCCATCCGCTTGAAGACGAGGTTGAAGAAGAACTTGTACATGCAGGTGTCCTCATGAAGAGGGGGACACCGTTTCCGGTGTCCCCCTCGCCGTTTGCTAGTCGCGGGCCGCGGTCAGGTGTTCGGCGTGTTCCTGGAGCGAAC includes:
- a CDS encoding primosomal protein N' translates to MSSDNKQPEEPAADGPEQLALIRETVRKAKVPKAKPRTWRGAALAGELPVARVVVNKGVLHLDQYFDYAVPAELDEDAQPGVRVRVRFGAGAHRVREGRREGGGLIDGFLVERRAESDYTGALAALASVVSPEPVLSPQMLALARAVADRYAGSLADVLQLAVPPRNGRAEAKPSPQPLPPPGAPDAGSWVRYGRGAAFVDALASGGAPRAVWTALPGPLWPDELARAVAATLASGRGALVVVPDGRRSARVDAALTALLGEGFHAVLTAESGPEKRYRQWLAVRRGSVRAVVGTRAAMFAPVQNLGLVAVWDDGDSSHSDENAPFPHVREVLELRAAHDRCAFLLGSTSCTVEAAQLMASGWALPLTADREQVRRSAPLVRTVGDGELARDEAARAARLPSLAWQTVRDGLKSGPVLVQVPRRGYVPRLACERCRTPARCRHCSGPLEAPDERDLKCGWCGRGAPDWHCVACGSTRLRARVVGARRTAEELGRAFPAVQVRTSGRDHVLDSVPRRPALVVSTPGAEPVAEGGYAAALLLDGWAMLGRPDLRSGEDALRRWMDAASLVRGQSEGGTVVVVAEPTLRPVQALVRWDPVGHAQRELAERAELGFPPVSRMAAVSGRAEAIAAFVASAELPGDTEVLGPVPLRVTDPGRPRRPGDPPVGETWERVLLRVPPGSGAALAAALKSAQAARTARGGSEQVRIRVDPPDIG
- the metK gene encoding methionine adenosyltransferase is translated as MSRRLFTSESVTEGHPDKIADQISDTILDALLREDPTSRVAVETLITTGLVHVAGEVTTKAWADIPTLVRNKILEIGYDSSKKGFDGASCGVSVSIGSQSPDIAQGVDTAYEKRVEGDEDELDKQGAGDQGLMFGYACDETPELMPLPIYVAHRLSRRLSEVRKNGTIPYLRPDGKTQVTIEYDGDKAVRLDTVVVSSQHASDIDLDSLLAPDIREFVVEHVLKQLVEDGIKLDTDGYRLLVNPTGRFEIGGPMGDAGLTGRKIIIDTYGGMARHGGGAFSGKDPSKVDRSAAYAMRWVAKNVVAAGLAARCEVQVAYAIGKAEPVGLFVETFGTAAVDVDKIEQAIGEVFDLRPAAIIRDLDLLRPIYAQTAAYGHFGRELPDFTWERTDRVDALRSAAGL
- the coaBC gene encoding bifunctional phosphopantothenoylcysteine decarboxylase/phosphopantothenate--cysteine ligase CoaBC translates to MDRPKVVLGVSGGIAAYKACELLRRLTESGHDVRVVPTQSALHFVGAATWSALSGHPVSTEVWSDVHEVPHVRIGQAADLVVVAPATADMLAKAAHGLADDLLTNTLLTARCPVVFAPAMHTEMWEHPATRENVATLRRRGVVVIDPAVGRLTGVDTGKGRLPEPGEIFEVCRRVLARGVAAPDLSGRHVVVSAGGTREPLDPVRYLGNRSSGKQGYALARTAAARGARVTLIEANTGITDPAGVDVVHVGTAVQLREAVLKAAADADAVVMAAAVADFRPAAYAEGKIKKKDGQEPAPVALVRNPDVLAEISAERARPGQVIVGFAAETDDVLANGREKLRRKGCDLLVVNEVGERKTFGSEENEAVVLAADGGETAVPYGPKESLADTVWDLVVPRLG
- the rpoZ gene encoding DNA-directed RNA polymerase subunit omega, yielding MSSSITAPEGIINPPIDELLEATDSKYSLVIYAAKRARQINAYYSQLGEGLLEYVGPLVDTHVHEKPLSIALREINAGLLTSEAIEGPAQ
- the gmk gene encoding guanylate kinase, yielding MAAEVRPRLTVLSGPSGVGKSTVVAHMRKVHPEVWLSVSATTRKPRPGERHGVQYFFVTDEEFDKLVANGELLEWAEFAGNRYGTPRRAVLERLEAGEPVLLEIDLQGARQVKESMPDSLLVFLAPPSWEELVRRLTGRGTESAEVIERRLAVAKVELAAESEFDVTLVNTSVEDVARELLALMTVV
- a CDS encoding integration host factor, which encodes MALPPLTPEQRAAALEKAAAARRERAEVKNRLKHSGASLHEVIKQGQENDVIGKMKVSALLESLPGVGKVRAKQIMERLGISESRRVRGLGSNQIASLEREFGGGAA
- the pyrF gene encoding orotidine-5'-phosphate decarboxylase; translated protein: MTLAPFGARLRHAMDTRGPLCVGIDPHASLLTAWGLSDDIGGLERFTRTTVEALADRVAVLKPQSAFFERFGSRGIAVLEKAVEEARAAGALVLMDAKRGDIGSTMGAYAATYLDKDSPLFSDAVTLSPYLGFGSLRPALDAAAVSGAGVFVLALTSNPEGAEVQRSTAADGRSLAQLMLDHMAAENAGAEPMGSVGAVVGATLGDAGVNLDINGPLLSPGIGAQGATPADLPGVFGRAVGNVVPSVSRGVLRHGPDVAALRESATRFADEVRAAVSGV
- a CDS encoding quinone-dependent dihydroorotate dehydrogenase is translated as MYKFFFNLVFKRMDPEQAHYLAFRWIRLAVRVPVLRTFVAAVLAPRYSSLRTEAFGLRMHGPFGLAAGFDKNAVAIDGMSMLGFDHIEIGTVTGEAQPGNPKKRLFRLVPDRALINRMGFNNEGSAAVAERLHARVPVFKTVVGVNIGKTKVVPEAEAAADYVKSTERLAAHADYLVVNVSSPNTPGLRNLQATESLRPLLTAVREAADRTVTDRRVPLLVKIAPDLADEDVDAVADLALELALDGIIATNTTIARDGLGLKSDPALVKETGGLSGAPVKQRSLGVLRRLHARVGDRITLVGVGGVENAEDAWQRILAGATLVQGYSAFVYQGPFYARAIHKGLAARLAASPYATLADAVGAENRKATT